A region of Pseudomonas marginalis DNA encodes the following proteins:
- a CDS encoding TonB-dependent receptor plug domain-containing protein, whose product MKQVLQPTAILALAILANTAQAQDDSTLSTVVVTGNRGAEQRTVTSSPVPIDVVSAKQLQSTGKPGLMEALSAVIPSLTLPEKTGWDASGIARAPNLRGMSAAEVLVLVNGKRRHTAATLNINGINTGAAPADLDLIPISAIDHVEVLRDGAAAQYGSDAIAGVINVILKADTSGTSVTNVGQGYDGKKQTVQQSLNKGFEIGNGGIVQLALDARSQNDDNKASANGYTYAQAFEQAGRSTYGGYGTPKTNLLTLGYNAELPIDDSFSLYSFTTYSRRKAEQGQNFRLPTITNTITTGPNGYPGGYTPTWYIDEDDFQAAFGGKGTVGEWDWDLSTTYGRNAAEQGTTHNQNPSLGEATPNSFTSGTWISTELTTNLDFKRGFDIGLQKPLDLSYGFEHRRDTYEVQAGDYESYANGGYCVAPGNCASSGAQVTNGISPDEESSASRNSLASYVDVSFNPVPDWYVGTAFRYEHYNQGVGATRSGKLTTRYDFTPQFAVRATVSNGFRAPSLANSLFSARSTTYGVVDGVYQSINYGVLPVGSAAAQALGAQELKPERSTNFSLGFTLTPTDRLSFTADAYVINLRDRITLTGTLLGPEITQVLQGNGITSTSGGQYFINGADTRTKGLDLVGNYSQDLGPYGALKWTAAFNWNQTRILNYKESTTILGTAYDLMDREARNLITGVQPSTKLILGGDWSIERFNLNLALTRYGSYKEVNVSADRSLDRVYSAKWITDLDLGYTLTKDLNVAIGAKNLFDVYPKKQGVPSSTMVSSYGTYSPYGFTGGYYYTRLTYAF is encoded by the coding sequence ATGAAGCAAGTCTTACAACCGACCGCCATCCTGGCGCTGGCAATCCTGGCCAACACCGCCCAGGCCCAGGACGACAGCACCCTGTCCACCGTGGTGGTCACCGGTAACCGTGGCGCCGAACAACGCACGGTCACCAGCAGCCCGGTGCCGATCGATGTGGTCAGCGCCAAGCAATTGCAAAGCACCGGCAAGCCCGGTTTGATGGAGGCGTTGAGCGCGGTGATCCCGTCGCTGACCCTGCCGGAAAAAACCGGTTGGGACGCCAGCGGCATCGCCCGTGCGCCGAACCTGCGCGGCATGAGTGCCGCCGAGGTGCTGGTGCTGGTCAATGGCAAGCGCCGCCACACCGCGGCCACCCTGAACATCAACGGCATCAACACCGGCGCCGCGCCGGCAGACCTGGATTTGATCCCCATCAGCGCCATCGACCACGTCGAAGTCCTGCGCGACGGGGCCGCCGCCCAGTACGGCTCCGATGCCATCGCCGGGGTCATCAACGTGATCCTCAAGGCCGACACCAGCGGCACGTCGGTGACGAATGTCGGCCAGGGTTACGACGGCAAGAAACAGACCGTGCAGCAAAGCCTCAACAAGGGCTTCGAGATCGGCAACGGCGGCATCGTGCAGTTGGCCCTGGACGCGCGCAGTCAGAACGACGACAACAAGGCCAGCGCCAACGGCTACACCTATGCCCAGGCCTTTGAGCAGGCCGGCCGCTCCACCTATGGCGGCTACGGCACACCGAAGACCAACCTGCTGACCCTGGGCTACAACGCCGAATTGCCGATCGACGACAGCTTCAGCCTGTATTCCTTCACCACCTATTCGCGGCGTAAGGCTGAGCAGGGCCAGAACTTCCGCCTGCCGACCATCACCAACACCATTACCACCGGGCCTAACGGTTACCCCGGCGGCTACACGCCGACCTGGTATATCGACGAGGACGACTTCCAGGCCGCATTCGGCGGTAAAGGCACCGTCGGCGAGTGGGACTGGGACCTGTCCACCACCTACGGACGCAACGCGGCGGAGCAGGGCACCACCCATAACCAGAACCCCTCCCTGGGCGAGGCCACGCCGAACAGCTTCACCTCCGGCACCTGGATTTCCACCGAACTGACCACCAACCTCGATTTCAAGCGCGGCTTCGATATCGGCCTGCAAAAGCCGCTGGACCTGAGCTACGGTTTCGAACATCGCCGCGACACCTACGAGGTGCAGGCCGGTGACTATGAGTCCTACGCCAACGGCGGCTACTGCGTGGCACCGGGTAACTGTGCGTCGTCCGGGGCCCAGGTCACCAACGGCATCTCGCCGGATGAAGAAAGCAGCGCCTCGCGCAACAGCCTCGCCAGTTACGTCGACGTAAGCTTCAACCCGGTGCCGGACTGGTACGTGGGCACCGCGTTTCGCTACGAGCATTACAACCAGGGCGTGGGCGCTACCCGCAGCGGCAAGCTGACCACCCGCTACGACTTCACCCCGCAATTCGCCGTGCGCGCCACCGTGAGCAATGGCTTCCGTGCGCCGTCCCTGGCCAACAGCCTGTTCAGTGCGCGGTCCACCACCTATGGCGTGGTCGACGGCGTGTACCAGTCGATCAACTACGGCGTGCTGCCGGTAGGTTCGGCCGCTGCCCAGGCCTTGGGGGCGCAGGAACTGAAACCCGAGCGTTCCACCAACTTCAGCCTGGGTTTCACCCTCACCCCCACCGATCGCCTGAGCTTCACCGCCGACGCCTACGTGATCAACCTGCGCGACCGCATCACCCTCACGGGCACCTTGCTCGGCCCGGAAATCACCCAGGTGCTGCAAGGCAATGGCATCACCTCCACCTCCGGCGGCCAGTACTTCATCAACGGCGCCGACACCCGCACCAAAGGCCTGGACCTGGTCGGCAACTACAGCCAGGACCTCGGCCCCTATGGCGCGCTGAAATGGACCGCCGCGTTCAACTGGAACCAGACCAGAATCCTCAACTACAAGGAATCCACCACGATCCTGGGCACGGCCTATGACCTGATGGACCGCGAGGCACGCAACCTGATCACCGGCGTGCAGCCCAGCACCAAGCTGATCCTCGGTGGCGACTGGAGCATCGAGCGCTTCAACCTCAACCTGGCCCTGACCCGCTACGGCTCTTACAAAGAGGTCAACGTCTCCGCCGACCGCAGCCTCGACCGGGTCTACAGCGCCAAGTGGATCACCGACCTCGACCTTGGCTACACCCTCACCAAAGACCTCAACGTGGCCATCGGCGCCAAGAACCTGTTCGACGTCTACCCGAAAAAACAAGGTGTACCGAGCAGCACCATGGTCAGCAGCTACGGCACCTATTCGCCCTACGGTTTTACCGGCGGGTACTACTACACCCGCTTGACCTATGCCTTCTAG
- the gspD gene encoding type II secretion system secretin GspD gives MIDTFPGALRTTVLCLATAVSLGGCGTFPEHLDPDEALLHEAMQGTGSQRPPVDPASEQAPVDSGQPQAKTPPQRQLIRGNQQFVRQPAAVSAAKEEGSGDIVFNFADQPIEAVINSVMGDLLHENYSIAQGVKGNVSFSTSKPVNKQQALSILETLLSWTDNAMIKQGNRYVILPANQAVAGKLVPEMRVSQPSSGLSARLFPLRYISATEMQKLLKPFARENAFLLVDPARNVLSLAGTPEELANYQDTIDTFDVDWLKGMSVGVFGLQRASVAELMPELQKMFGPDSGMPLAGMVRFLPIERTNSVVAISSQPQYLSEVGDWIHTIDEGGGNEPQMYVYDVRNMKATDLAKYLRQIYGTGAIKDDTPAKVAPGLRTATLSSPGTNSTSGSTPGGLSNNLNGNPPAAEDEEQAPDAEQDTAEQGESEDAPAKSLDAGTRITAQKSSNQLLVRTRPVQWKEIESAIKRLDNPPLQVQIETRILEVKLTGELDLGVQWYLGRLAGNSTSTTVANTAGSQGALGGGGAGLGATDSLFYSFVSSNLQVALHALETNGRTQVLSAPSLVVMNNQPAQIQVGDNIPISQTTVNTGTSDTTLSSVEYVQTGVILDVVPRINPGGLVYMDIQQQVSDAQDPQASSNDTQANPRISTRSVSTQVAVQSGQTVLLGGLIKQDNAESVSAVPYLGKIPGLRWLFGNTSKSKDRTELIVLITPRVITSSSQARQVTDDYRQQMQLLKPAN, from the coding sequence TTGATCGATACCTTCCCTGGCGCCTTGCGCACCACCGTGTTGTGCCTGGCCACCGCCGTTTCCCTCGGTGGCTGCGGCACCTTCCCCGAGCATCTCGACCCGGACGAGGCCCTGCTGCATGAGGCGATGCAGGGCACCGGTTCGCAACGCCCACCCGTGGACCCGGCCAGCGAACAGGCGCCGGTCGACAGCGGCCAACCCCAGGCGAAGACACCGCCCCAGCGCCAGTTGATACGCGGCAACCAGCAGTTCGTGCGCCAACCGGCAGCGGTCTCGGCCGCCAAGGAGGAGGGCAGCGGCGACATCGTGTTCAACTTCGCCGACCAGCCGATCGAAGCGGTGATCAACAGCGTGATGGGCGACCTGCTGCACGAGAACTACAGCATCGCCCAGGGCGTGAAGGGCAATGTCAGCTTTTCCACGTCCAAGCCGGTGAACAAACAGCAGGCCTTGTCGATTCTGGAGACCCTGTTGTCGTGGACCGACAACGCCATGATCAAACAGGGCAACCGCTATGTGATCCTGCCGGCCAACCAGGCGGTGGCGGGCAAGCTGGTGCCGGAGATGCGCGTGTCGCAGCCCTCCAGCGGTTTGTCGGCACGCCTGTTTCCGTTGCGTTATATCTCGGCCACCGAGATGCAGAAACTGCTCAAGCCGTTCGCCCGCGAGAATGCGTTCCTACTGGTGGACCCGGCGCGCAATGTGCTGAGCCTGGCCGGCACCCCCGAAGAACTGGCCAATTACCAGGACACCATCGACACCTTCGACGTGGACTGGCTCAAGGGCATGTCGGTGGGCGTGTTCGGCCTGCAACGGGCGTCGGTGGCCGAGCTGATGCCCGAACTGCAAAAAATGTTCGGCCCCGACAGCGGCATGCCCCTGGCGGGCATGGTGCGCTTCTTGCCCATCGAGCGGACCAACTCGGTGGTGGCGATCTCGTCGCAGCCGCAGTACCTCAGTGAAGTCGGCGACTGGATCCACACCATCGACGAAGGCGGCGGCAACGAGCCGCAGATGTATGTCTACGACGTGCGCAACATGAAGGCCACCGACCTCGCCAAGTACCTGCGCCAGATCTACGGCACGGGCGCGATCAAGGACGACACCCCGGCCAAGGTCGCACCCGGTTTGCGCACCGCGACCTTGTCCTCGCCGGGCACCAACAGCACCTCCGGCAGCACGCCCGGTGGCCTGAGCAACAACCTAAATGGCAACCCACCCGCCGCAGAGGATGAGGAGCAGGCGCCCGACGCCGAGCAGGACACCGCCGAGCAGGGCGAGAGCGAAGACGCCCCGGCCAAAAGCCTCGACGCCGGCACCCGCATCACCGCGCAAAAAAGCAGTAACCAACTGCTGGTCCGCACCCGCCCGGTGCAGTGGAAAGAAATCGAATCGGCGATCAAACGCCTCGACAACCCACCGCTGCAAGTGCAGATCGAAACGCGCATCCTCGAGGTCAAGCTCACCGGCGAACTGGACCTGGGCGTGCAGTGGTACCTTGGCCGCCTGGCGGGCAATTCCACCAGCACCACCGTGGCCAACACCGCCGGCAGCCAGGGCGCGTTGGGCGGCGGCGGGGCAGGGTTGGGCGCGACGGATTCGTTGTTCTACTCCTTCGTCAGCTCCAACCTGCAAGTGGCCCTGCACGCCCTCGAAACCAACGGCCGCACCCAGGTGCTGTCGGCGCCGTCGCTGGTGGTGATGAACAACCAACCGGCGCAGATCCAGGTGGGCGACAACATCCCGATCAGCCAGACCACGGTCAACACCGGCACCTCCGACACCACCTTGAGCAGCGTTGAATACGTGCAGACCGGGGTGATCCTCGACGTCGTGCCACGCATCAATCCGGGTGGTTTGGTGTACATGGACATTCAGCAGCAGGTCAGCGATGCCCAGGACCCGCAGGCGTCCAGCAACGACACCCAGGCCAACCCACGTATCTCCACGCGCTCGGTATCCACCCAGGTCGCGGTGCAGAGTGGGCAGACAGTGCTACTGGGCGGGTTGATCAAGCAGGACAACGCGGAGAGTGTCAGTGCGGTGCCTTACCTTGGGAAAATTCCGGGGTTGCGCTGGTTGTTTGGCAATACCAGCAAGTCCAAGGACCGCACGGAATTGATTGTGCTGATTACCCCGAGGGTGATTACCAGCAGCAGCCAGGCGCGGCAGGTGACGGATGACTATCGCCAGCAGATGCAGTTGTTGAAGCCGGCTAACTGA
- a CDS encoding DNA utilization family protein: MIHALRPLEWLLLGVAGLLGLLMVGILSSIGDAPQWLPAPDPDARATTAAKVLVAPSATLDSLAGTWQAPLFSPDRSPDRAVGQAAVSSLSSLVLTGIVLDGDLRVALLKRADGPPLKVQQGQTLPNGWRLEQLTPRDARFVLDGRTQSLSLRALRLPPPSTTPPITLPHESTP; the protein is encoded by the coding sequence ATGATCCATGCATTGCGTCCCCTGGAATGGCTGTTGCTCGGCGTGGCCGGGCTGTTGGGCCTGCTGATGGTCGGCATCCTCAGCAGCATCGGCGATGCGCCGCAGTGGCTGCCGGCACCGGACCCCGATGCGCGCGCCACTACCGCCGCCAAGGTGCTGGTGGCGCCGAGCGCGACCCTCGACAGCCTGGCCGGCACCTGGCAAGCGCCGCTGTTCAGCCCCGACCGCAGCCCCGACCGTGCGGTGGGCCAGGCCGCCGTTTCCAGCCTGTCGAGCCTGGTACTGACCGGTATCGTCCTCGACGGCGACCTGCGCGTGGCGCTGCTCAAGCGTGCCGATGGCCCGCCGCTCAAAGTCCAGCAGGGCCAGACCCTGCCCAATGGCTGGCGCCTGGAACAGCTGACGCCCCGCGATGCCCGCTTTGTACTCGACGGCCGCACGCAATCCCTGAGCCTGCGGGCCCTGCGTTTGCCGCCGCCGTCCACCACACCCCCGATTACCCTTCCTCACGAGTCCACCCCTTGA
- the gspM gene encoding type II secretion system protein GspM: MRRPLTPRERRGAALIALALVLGAGYWLLIDSWFAGPLRSMGEQAEQLREQQQRYAGVLRQGDSLRQQLEQARQDPASSTSLLPGDDPSAVAADLMQRIADLINSRAGLGGGCSLTQRMPITPEQDDAEPYRQVKVSLTLNCAIEPLTAILHELEYQRPFLFVDEMSIRRPPNAPASGGAGQLVVHLLVRGYLQPAAARQVQR, translated from the coding sequence ATGCGCCGACCACTGACACCCCGTGAACGCCGTGGCGCGGCCCTGATCGCCCTGGCCCTGGTGCTCGGCGCCGGTTACTGGCTGTTGATAGACAGCTGGTTCGCCGGCCCCTTGCGCAGCATGGGCGAGCAGGCCGAGCAACTGCGTGAACAGCAGCAACGCTACGCCGGCGTGTTGCGCCAGGGCGACAGCCTGCGCCAACAGTTGGAACAGGCGCGGCAGGACCCGGCCAGCAGCACCAGCCTGTTGCCCGGAGACGACCCGAGTGCGGTGGCGGCGGACCTGATGCAACGCATCGCCGATCTGATCAACAGCCGCGCCGGCCTTGGTGGCGGTTGCAGCCTGACCCAGCGCATGCCCATCACCCCGGAGCAGGACGACGCCGAGCCCTATCGCCAGGTCAAGGTCAGCCTGACCCTCAACTGCGCCATCGAACCCTTGACCGCGATCCTGCATGAGCTGGAGTACCAGCGGCCGTTTCTGTTTGTCGATGAGATGAGCATTCGCCGCCCACCGAACGCACCGGCCAGTGGCGGCGCCGGGCAGCTGGTGGTGCACCTGTTGGTGCGCGGTTACCTGCAACCGGCCGCCGCCCGGCAGGTGCAACGATGA
- a CDS encoding type II secretion system protein GspL yields MNEQLTARLQALAQPITQRWRGSLLQLGWRLWLKELRGCLPAWLSFAEIPEHVYAWPLTAPIEKLPGEARQVLLLPPETVLVQTLQLPPAAARNLTTVVGYELDRFTPFDAAQLYFVARQERRTPTHLHVTLVAILRERLDQILNDCAALGLQPHAVDVAESAGKPMGIDLLPAPLRPRQRPHGKGLQRSLPWLCGALLIAAMLLWLNDRQRVLDAMQHSVREQKAQVAEIQALRQQLLNTRGAAQYLIRRKAAQPPLAALLNELTACLPSDTWLDQLEVNNGADVSFSGQSAKASALITRIKGCHSLENAQFEGVIQPDAQTGKDQFSLRAHLHQEAADAPTTDTP; encoded by the coding sequence ATGAACGAACAGTTAACCGCACGGCTTCAGGCGCTGGCGCAGCCCATCACCCAGCGCTGGCGCGGCAGCCTGCTGCAACTGGGCTGGCGCCTGTGGCTCAAGGAGCTGCGTGGCTGCCTGCCGGCATGGTTGTCGTTTGCCGAGATCCCCGAGCATGTCTACGCCTGGCCGCTGACCGCGCCGATCGAAAAGCTGCCTGGCGAAGCGCGTCAGGTGCTGCTGCTGCCGCCTGAAACGGTGTTGGTGCAAACCCTGCAATTGCCCCCGGCGGCGGCGCGTAACCTGACGACGGTGGTCGGCTATGAACTGGACCGCTTCACGCCGTTCGACGCCGCCCAGTTGTACTTTGTCGCGCGCCAGGAGCGCCGCACCCCCACGCACCTGCACGTCACGCTGGTGGCGATCCTGCGTGAGCGCCTCGACCAGATCCTCAATGACTGCGCGGCCCTCGGCTTGCAGCCCCATGCCGTGGATGTCGCCGAGAGCGCAGGCAAACCCATGGGCATCGACTTGCTGCCGGCGCCGTTGCGTCCCCGTCAGCGCCCCCATGGCAAGGGCCTGCAACGCAGCCTGCCGTGGTTGTGCGGGGCCTTGCTGATTGCGGCGATGCTGCTGTGGCTCAACGACCGCCAGCGCGTGCTCGATGCCATGCAACACAGCGTGCGCGAGCAGAAAGCCCAGGTCGCCGAGATCCAGGCCCTGCGCCAGCAATTGCTCAATACCCGTGGCGCCGCCCAGTACCTGATTCGCCGCAAGGCCGCCCAACCGCCGTTGGCGGCGCTGCTCAACGAGCTGACCGCGTGCCTGCCCTCGGACACCTGGCTCGACCAGTTGGAAGTCAACAACGGTGCCGACGTGTCCTTCTCCGGGCAGAGCGCCAAGGCCAGTGCCCTGATCACCCGGATCAAGGGCTGCCACAGCCTGGAAAACGCCCAGTTCGAAGGGGTGATCCAACCCGATGCGCAAACCGGCAAGGATCAATTTTCCTTGCGCGCCCACCTGCACCAGGAGGCCGCTGATGCGCCGACCACTGACACCCCGTGA
- a CDS encoding general secretion pathway protein GspK, with amino-acid sequence MIRHQRGVALLLVLWVLALLSLLLGGLAGWVQLETRQAAWHRQHTQAVLAAEAGVALAMQAVADPLQRKQWIADGREIPLVFDDAQLRVSLHSERGKLYLNSAEVGDFARLALACGATQAQANQLARALEVRRNQGLAPFRVVEEVRQLPGMTQALYSELVPEISLWSGLDRPDPAFASALMRRALNLPHQNAVGADPGDVLVVSSRAQRPGGYHAQVQATVLLSPAQGSAQPYRVLRWQE; translated from the coding sequence ATGATCCGGCATCAACGCGGTGTGGCCCTGCTGCTGGTGCTGTGGGTGCTGGCCTTGCTCAGCCTGTTGCTCGGCGGTTTGGCCGGCTGGGTGCAACTGGAAACACGCCAGGCCGCCTGGCACCGCCAGCATACCCAGGCGGTGCTGGCGGCCGAGGCCGGGGTGGCGCTGGCGATGCAGGCCGTGGCGGACCCGTTGCAGCGCAAGCAGTGGATTGCCGACGGGCGTGAAATCCCGCTGGTGTTCGACGATGCGCAGCTGCGCGTCAGCCTGCACAGCGAGCGCGGCAAGTTGTATTTGAACAGCGCCGAGGTGGGTGATTTTGCCCGCCTGGCCCTGGCCTGCGGTGCGACCCAGGCCCAGGCCAACCAACTCGCCAGGGCCCTGGAAGTGCGGCGCAACCAGGGCCTGGCGCCGTTTCGGGTGGTGGAAGAGGTGCGCCAACTGCCCGGCATGACTCAGGCGTTGTACAGCGAACTGGTGCCCGAGATCAGCCTGTGGAGCGGCCTGGACCGGCCCGATCCGGCATTCGCCAGTGCCTTGATGCGCCGCGCACTGAACCTGCCGCATCAGAATGCGGTGGGTGCCGATCCCGGCGACGTGCTGGTGGTCAGCAGCCGCGCCCAACGCCCCGGCGGTTACCACGCCCAGGTGCAGGCCACCGTGTTATTGAGCCCCGCGCAAGGCAGCGCACAACCTTATCGAGTCTTACGTTGGCAAGAATGA
- a CDS encoding prepilin-type N-terminal cleavage/methylation domain-containing protein, translated as MKARQQGFTLLEIMIVLSLLGVLLTLVGGALLGANRAVLKAQRYTVSLDEMRAAQQFLRTAISEALPLDVTEDDSQTDGFFAGGAQRMQFVATLPGVLGGGIQRFTLQLVGPESQRDLQVAFARFESEAQVSVPAARSEPQVLLKGIEDLQFSYRGVSPKGQATGWISEWPWTKRLPYAVRIDARVNGPVPWVTQVVALRLNLSGGAPE; from the coding sequence GTGAAGGCGCGTCAGCAGGGCTTTACCTTGCTTGAGATCATGATCGTACTGAGCCTGCTTGGGGTGTTGCTGACCCTGGTCGGCGGTGCATTGCTGGGCGCCAATCGTGCCGTGCTCAAGGCCCAGCGCTACACGGTCAGCCTGGATGAAATGCGTGCCGCGCAGCAGTTTTTGCGCACCGCCATCAGCGAGGCGTTGCCGCTGGATGTGACCGAGGACGACAGCCAGACCGATGGCTTTTTCGCCGGTGGGGCCCAGCGTATGCAGTTTGTCGCGACCTTGCCGGGTGTGCTCGGCGGCGGTATCCAGCGCTTCACCTTGCAGTTGGTGGGCCCTGAATCGCAGCGCGACTTGCAGGTGGCGTTCGCGCGGTTTGAGTCTGAGGCACAGGTGAGTGTTCCGGCGGCGCGCAGTGAGCCGCAGGTGTTGTTGAAGGGTATCGAGGACCTGCAATTCAGCTATCGCGGCGTGTCGCCCAAGGGCCAGGCCACTGGCTGGATCAGTGAGTGGCCGTGGACCAAACGCCTGCCTTATGCAGTACGGATTGACGCACGGGTGAACGGGCCGGTGCCTTGGGTGACCCAGGTGGTTGCCTTGCGCCTGAACCTGTCCGGCGGGGCGCCCGAATGA
- a CDS encoding type II secretion system protein: MKRQAGFTLLEMLAALTLMAICSTVLLVAFGQSARSLLQVAHSDRLTHAAMSVMDQEGTGPLASGTRQGELDGIAWQLRIAQQPSRVGQAHLFRLDLTVSEGPRQASFSTLKLRAAGVGAGL; this comes from the coding sequence ATGAAGCGCCAGGCGGGTTTCACCCTGCTGGAAATGCTCGCCGCGCTGACGCTGATGGCGATCTGTAGCACGGTGCTGCTGGTTGCCTTCGGCCAGAGCGCGCGCTCGTTGTTGCAGGTGGCCCACAGCGACCGCTTGACCCATGCCGCCATGAGCGTGATGGATCAGGAAGGCACCGGGCCGTTGGCCAGTGGCACACGCCAGGGCGAGTTGGACGGCATCGCCTGGCAACTGCGCATCGCCCAGCAACCCAGCCGCGTCGGCCAGGCCCATCTGTTTCGCCTGGACCTCACCGTCAGCGAAGGCCCGCGCCAGGCCAGTTTCAGCACCTTGAAACTGCGTGCTGCCGGCGTCGGGGCCGGCTTGTGA
- a CDS encoding type II secretion system protein: MANAQRGFTLLEMLVVIVLISIAAGLVGFGLQQGLRAAKERQAVGQVVEALRSTRARAIVSGTTESTVFDLRNLSVQAPGRPKKYWPAGLQVTLHTAEQAGAAVDFYPDGSSTGGHVLLANGSRRWRIDIGWLTGSVESKALP, translated from the coding sequence ATGGCCAACGCCCAACGCGGCTTTACCCTGCTGGAGATGCTGGTGGTGATCGTCTTGATCAGCATCGCGGCCGGGTTGGTAGGGTTTGGCCTGCAACAAGGCCTGCGCGCCGCCAAAGAGCGCCAGGCCGTCGGGCAGGTGGTCGAGGCGTTGCGCAGCACGCGGGCGCGGGCGATTGTCAGTGGCACCACCGAAAGCACCGTGTTCGATTTGCGCAACCTCAGCGTGCAGGCGCCGGGCCGTCCGAAAAAGTATTGGCCGGCCGGGCTGCAAGTGACCCTGCACACCGCCGAGCAAGCCGGCGCGGCGGTGGATTTCTACCCCGATGGCAGCTCCACCGGCGGCCACGTGTTGCTGGCCAACGGCAGTCGGCGTTGGCGCATCGACATCGGCTGGCTGACCGGCAGCGTCGAATCCAAGGCCCTGCCATGA
- the gspG gene encoding type II secretion system major pseudopilin GspG: MRHTRFKPARRQGGFTLLEMLAVIVLLGIVATIVVRQVGGNVDKGKYGAGKAQLASLSMKIESYGLDVGSPPKSLQQLVDKPGNSAGWAGPYAKPSDLKDPFGHAFGYRFPGEHGAFDLIFYGQDGQPGGEGYSADLGNWE, encoded by the coding sequence ATGCGCCATACCCGATTCAAGCCCGCCCGCCGCCAGGGCGGTTTTACCTTGCTGGAAATGCTCGCCGTGATCGTGCTGCTGGGCATTGTCGCGACCATCGTGGTACGCCAGGTCGGCGGCAATGTGGACAAGGGCAAATACGGCGCGGGCAAGGCCCAGTTGGCCAGCCTGAGCATGAAGATCGAAAGCTACGGCCTGGACGTCGGCTCGCCGCCCAAGAGCCTGCAGCAACTGGTCGACAAGCCGGGCAACAGCGCCGGTTGGGCCGGCCCGTATGCCAAGCCGTCGGACCTCAAGGACCCGTTCGGCCATGCCTTCGGCTATCGCTTCCCCGGTGAGCACGGTGCGTTCGACCTGATTTTCTACGGTCAGGACGGCCAGCCCGGCGGCGAAGGCTACAGCGCCGACCTGGGCAACTGGGAATAA
- the gspF gene encoding type II secretion system inner membrane protein GspF: protein MSLFKYRALDSQGQAQNGTLEAKDQDAAVAALHKRGLLLLQIEVAGAQGLRKAFGRGQLNGAALVSFTQQLATLLGAGQPLERSLGILLKQPGQPQTRALIERIREQVKAGQPLSKALEAEGSQFSPLYLSMVRAGEAGGALEDTLRQLSDYLERSQLLRGEVINALIYPAFLVVGVLGSLALLLAYVVPQFVPIFKDLGVPIPLITEVILGLGQFLGAYGLAVLAGLIVGAWALAARLRDPQRRERYDRRVLGIRIIGPLLQRVEAARLARTLGTLLSNGVALLQALVIARQVCTNRALQAQVAQAAESVKGGGTLASAFGSEPLLPDLALQMIEVGEQAGELDSMLLKVAEVFDVEAKRGIDRLLAALVPSLTVVMAVLVAVIMLAIMLPLMSLTSNI, encoded by the coding sequence ATGAGCCTGTTCAAATACCGCGCCCTCGACAGCCAGGGCCAGGCGCAGAACGGCACCCTCGAAGCCAAGGACCAGGATGCCGCCGTCGCCGCGCTGCACAAGCGCGGTTTGCTGCTGTTGCAGATCGAGGTGGCGGGCGCCCAGGGCTTGCGCAAGGCCTTTGGCCGGGGCCAGTTGAACGGCGCGGCGCTGGTCAGTTTCACTCAACAATTGGCCACGCTATTGGGCGCCGGCCAGCCGCTGGAACGCTCCCTGGGCATCCTGCTCAAGCAGCCCGGCCAGCCCCAGACCCGCGCGCTGATCGAGCGCATCCGCGAACAGGTCAAGGCCGGCCAGCCGTTATCCAAGGCGCTGGAGGCGGAGGGCAGCCAGTTTTCGCCGCTGTACCTGAGCATGGTCCGCGCCGGCGAGGCGGGCGGCGCCCTCGAAGACACCCTGCGCCAGCTCAGCGATTACCTGGAGCGCAGCCAGTTACTCCGGGGCGAAGTGATCAACGCGCTGATCTACCCGGCGTTTCTGGTGGTCGGCGTGCTCGGTTCGCTGGCGTTGCTGCTGGCCTATGTGGTGCCGCAGTTCGTGCCGATCTTCAAGGACCTGGGCGTGCCGATTCCGCTGATCACCGAGGTGATCCTGGGCCTCGGCCAATTCCTCGGGGCCTACGGCCTGGCGGTGCTGGCCGGGTTGATTGTCGGCGCATGGGCTCTGGCTGCGCGCCTGCGCGATCCCCAGCGCCGCGAACGCTATGACCGCCGCGTGCTGGGCATCCGCATCATCGGCCCGTTGCTGCAACGGGTCGAAGCCGCCCGTTTGGCCCGCACCCTCGGCACCCTGCTGAGCAACGGTGTGGCGCTGCTGCAAGCGCTGGTGATTGCCCGCCAGGTCTGCACCAACCGCGCCCTGCAAGCCCAGGTCGCCCAGGCCGCCGAGTCGGTCAAGGGCGGTGGCACCCTGGCCAGCGCCTTCGGCAGCGAGCCGCTGCTGCCCGACCTGGCGTTGCAAATGATTGAAGTCGGCGAACAGGCCGGCGAACTCGACAGCATGCTGCTCAAAGTCGCCGAGGTGTTCGACGTCGAGGCCAAACGCGGCATCGACCGCCTGCTCGCCGCGCTGGTGCCGTCCCTGACCGTGGTCATGGCGGTGTTGGTGGCGGTGATCATGCTGGCGATCATGCTGCCGCTGATGAGCCTGACCAGCAATATATGA